From the genome of Gavia stellata isolate bGavSte3 chromosome 3, bGavSte3.hap2, whole genome shotgun sequence, one region includes:
- the DIPK1C gene encoding divergent protein kinase domain 1C translates to MRGIPGLKRLRLKTWRRCTLVLLLLWAACWLVVSALLFLLHRSVFSERCTDEKSHRILARLCLDYSSGALTGDLCEDLCVAQKLVYKHCLYYDRGKKVIQADWRGQPIILKSKKEIFSSYQHLSMLEEVETQDIPETELLLMVALEVKNILGLELSNNTMGPLWTRKKGPRWKAQVASMWSLVQQEEYIYFSLLQDFSKHVLRIIGSCGHFYAVEYLTAGHAWHKTLFPLENVVGPSLAGYRSRVRAIIDIALSFLDMVQHFDNDFSHRLHLCDIKPENFAIRHDLTVVAIDVDMAFFEPKMRDILEQNCTGDEDCNFFDCFSKCNLKIRRCGAQRANNNLQVICDKIFRHWFSPHLRGPLVSFPLQLQLQKAVQECAEPGHVDAAGHQRTLKSLSKLYHLLRVTQQELQRAE, encoded by the exons ATGAGGGGCATCCCGGGCTTAAAGCGGCTGCGGCTCAAAACCTGGCGGCGATGCACCCTGgtgctcctcctcctctgggcTGCCTGCTGGCTGGTGGTGAGCGCCTTGCTGTTCCTCCTCCACAGGAGCGTCTTCTCCGAGCGCTGCACGGACGAGAAAAGCCACCGGATCCTGGCGAGGCTG TGTCTTGACTACAGCAGTGGAGCCCTGACTGGCGACCTTTGTGAAGACCTGTGTGTGGCACAGAAGCTGGTGTACAAACACTGCCTTTACTATGACAGAGGTAAGAAGGTCATCCAGGCTGACTGGAGAGGCCAGCCCATCATCCTGAAATCCAAAAAGGAAATCTTCTCCAGCTACCAGCATCTCAGTATGCTAGAGGAGGTGGAAACACAGGATATTCCCGAAACAGAGCTTCTGCTGATGGTGGCCTTAGAGGTCAAAAACATCCTGGGGCTAGAACTGTCTAACAATACCATGGGGCCCCTCTGGACGAGGAAGAAGGGACCACGTTGGAAAGCACAGGTGGCCAGCATGTGGTCCTTGGTCCAGCAGGAAGAATATATCTACTTCAGTTTGCTGCAGGACTTCAGCAAGCATGTGCTACGAATTATTGGCTCTTGTGGACACTTTTATGCCGTGGAGTATCTCACAGCTGGACATGCCTGGCACAAAACtctttttcccttggaaaatgTGGTTGGTCCCTCCCTTGCTGGCTACAGAAGCAGGGTGAGAGCCATCATTGACATTGCACTCAGCTTTCTGGACATGGTGCAGCATTTTGATAATGATTTCTCTCACCGACTTCACCTGTGTGACATCAAACCAGAAAACTTCGCTATCAGGCATGATCTCACG GTGGTGGCCATTGATGTGGATATGGCCTTTTTTGAACCCAAAATGAGGGACATTCTTGAACAGAACTGCACAGGCGATGaagactgtaatttttttgattgcttttcaaaatgcaatCTGAAAATCAGAAGATGTGGAGCACAGAGAGCCAATAACAACTTGCAA gTAATTTGTGACAAAATATTCCGTCACTGGTTTTCCCCACATCTCAGAGGACCGTTGGTTTCCTtccccctgcagctgcagctgcagaaggctGTGCAGGAGTGTGCTGAGCCAGGGCACGTGGACGCTGCCGGGCACCAGAGGACTCTGAAATCTCTCTCCAAGTTATACCACCTGCTTCGGGTCACTCAGCAAGAACTCCAAAGGGCAGAGTAG